In Pyrus communis chromosome 8, drPyrComm1.1, whole genome shotgun sequence, one genomic interval encodes:
- the LOC137742703 gene encoding putative F-box/FBD/LRR-repeat protein At4g13965, translating into MNLKSKCQEGVDRISELPNSLLCHILSFLPILDAVQTTILSRRWKNLWTSLPELEFNDEGFNHSWTEFNRFMTFVDRVLFLHDSTDIKKFSFKLSRHRQHCRGPTLEHFIHIYRWICTALRHNVVELDLDLLDYDCKRFELPQSLFLCKTLEILKVSSTSTTYAPPTSACFPSLKVLNVYVMKLDQSVANLFSCCPVLEDLSIDVNSKVVVSNVNISAPRLKALRIWFGNDFKRNFGDDDRVRFFINAPNLVKLAIVAGDFFSYIDLENEESLVEAKVLFRHVEENSRHIADRATKLLAGVSNVRNLSVSVPILKASYLPTFENLIQLELILRDCNYWEFLTGFLNNCPVLKHFVFQNNGNTWYKEEHERRWNSGYNPPDIVPLCLLSHLETISMREFKGQRDEMEVAKYLLKNGEVLSRMTIYTRTSPRSGKFLCSEDEMYRKFSTFEKGSKTCQVEFVKNVRY; encoded by the exons ATGAATTTGAAATCGAAGTGTCAAGAGGGAGTTGACAGGATCAGTGAATTGCCAAATTCACTTCTTTGCCACATACTTTCGTTCCTTCCGATATTAGATGCTGTGCAGACTACCATTCTGTCAAGAAGATGGAAGAACTTATGGACTTCTCTTcccgaacttgaatttaatgaCGAGGGGTTCAATCATTCATGGACTGAATTCAATCGTTTTATGACGTTTGTTGATCGTGTACTTTTCCTTCATGACTCAACAGACATAAAAAAATTCAGTTTTAAACTTTCTAGGCATAGGCAACACTGTAGAGGACCAACGTTGGAGCACTTCATTCATATTTATCGTTGGATCTGCACTGCTCTTAGGCACAATGTTGTTGAACTTGATCTTGATCTTTTGGATTACGATTGCAAAAGATTTGAGTTGCCTCAAAGCCTCTTCTTGTGCAAAACACTGGAGATTTTGAAGGTATCGTCAACTTCTACTACCTATGCTCCTCCTACATCAGCGTGTTTCCCGAGTCTCAAGGTCCTAAATGTCTATGTAATGAAACTTGATCAATCAGTTGCAAATCTTTTTTCTTGCTGCCCTGTACTTGAAGATTTGAGTATAGATGTAAATTCAAAAGTAGTAGTTTCAAATGTAAACATCTCTGCACCTAGATTGAAGGCGTTAAGGATATGGTTCGGCAATGACTTTAAACGTAATTTTGGGGACGATGATCGTGTCCGGTTTTTTATTAATGCTCCAAATCTTGTAAAGTTAGCAATTGTGGCTGGCGATTTTTTCTCATATATTGATTTGGAGAATGAAGAATCTCTAGTCGAAGCAAAAGTTCTTTTCAGGCATGTAGAAGAAAATTCTCGCCACATTGCTGATCGTGCAACTAAGTTGCTAGCAGGAGTTTCCAATGTTAGAAATCTCTCTGTTTCGGTTCCAATTTTGAAG GCTTCGTATCTGCCtacttttgaaaatttaatccaactggaGCTGATTCTTCGTGATTGCAATTACTGGGAGTTTCTAACAGGATTTCTGAACAATTGCCCTGTCTTGAAACATTTTGTCTTTCAAAATAAT GGCAACACATGGTATAAGGAGGAACATGAGCGTCGATGGAATTCAGGCTACAATCCACCAGACATCGTGCCTCTTTGTTTGTTGTCACATCTCGAGACCATCTCCATGAGGGAGTTCAAGGGTCAGCGAGATGAGATGGAAGTTGCTAAGTATTTGTTGAAGAATGGCGAAGTTTTAAGTAGGATGACTATTTATACACGTACTTCTCCAAGATCAGGTAAATTTTTGTGTTCGGAAGACGAGATGTACAGgaaattttcaacatttgaaaagGGTTCAAAGACATGTCAAGTTGAATTTGTAAAGAATGTGCGATATTAG
- the LOC137743418 gene encoding large ribosomal subunit protein eL20z-like yields MSEDEQKRGVSSDPHHRYPLPPPEYGTFQGVANYRPPPPPHHPPPTGFPQPVPPPGAGGPSAPHPDYYTHGYQTVPGYAVAEGRPVRERRLPCCGCGLGWCLFIIGFFLATVPWYVGAFILLCARIDPREKPGYIACTLGAILATIAIVLGATRGSHDW; encoded by the exons ATGAGCGAAGACGAACAGAAGAGGGGAGTCTCAAGTGATCCTCATCACCGCTATCCGCTTCCACCCCCCGAGTACGGGACGTTCCAAGGAGTAGCCAACTACCGACCACCGCCTCCCCCGCATCACCCTCCGCCGACCGGGTTCCCTCAGCCTGTGCCGCCGCCGGGAGCCGGTGGCCCTTCAGCGCCTCATCCTGACTACTACACTCATGGATATCAAACCGTTCCTG GTTATGCAGTTGCAGAAGGACGACCAGTAAGAGAGCGTCGCCTTCCTTGCTGTGGTTGTGGACTTGGCTGGTGCCT GTTTATCATTGGTTTCTTCCTAGCTACCGTCCCCTGGTATGTTGGTGCATTCATCTTACTTTGCGCCAGGATAGACCCCCGTGAGAAACCAGGATATATCGCTTGTACACTTGGC GCCATTCTTGCAACAATTGCTATTGTCCTAGGTGCAACAAGGGGAAGTCATGACTGGTAA
- the LOC137742768 gene encoding C2 domain-containing protein At1g53590-like, producing MDVTEVTLIHHVGIVLMVIWFLSHFNCCHPVVYFISLIYLYLVHERYVVRLQKKLRFEERKQANQRRVLSDSETVRWLNHAVEKIWPICMEQIASQKVLLPIIPWFMEKYKPWTVGKAVVQHLYLGRNPPMFTEMRVLRQSTDDDHLVLELGMNFLTADDMLGILAVKLWKTLGFGIWTKLHITGMHVEGKVLIGVKFLRKWPFLGRVRLCFVEPPYFQMTVKPIFTRGLDVTEVPGIDGWLDKLLAVAFEQTLVQPNMLVVDMEKFTSPEQESWFTVDEKDPVAFVRIEVIEASDMKASDLNGFADPYVKGRLGVYQFKTKIQKKTLTPKWHEEFKIPIITWDSPNVLAIEVNDKDIFVDDTLGDCSINISNLRDGGRHDMWLPLQNIKTAGRLHVAVTVLYENEKGDDGPDVQEKPDVEEQRNSFVSDTGNKGSFSSVSLGKSPKVADHFEPIDVDGQKETGIWVHHPGNEVSQTWEARKGKGRRLNTQVQGEPNGSGLGSQVNDSSSTDENPEDKHRMPSVRRGLHMISSVFHRNSKKEDNSCSFKEPLETPRVNLRAVNEKDIGVSNEEDIGVRLVMDDGLCSPLSGKANSKGGPLSSGESGSDSPGKGKVKDMAKNLYKSAERSVKHALSRKGSRKSQADSRTVSEREILADSISSDDDSLPSPFVETIPVASKAIPRSSDIDSGIAEKPVVQPVIDTAVDAEVPANRVELGELEKVDEELNSPGRSSDELSEPSKVEAS from the exons atggatgtAACAGAAGTTACTTTAATACACCATGTGGGGATTGTGTTAATGGTGATCTGGTTTCTCTCTCACTTCAATTGCTGCCACCCAGTTGTCTACTTCATCTCTCTCATTTATCTCTACCTG GTTCATGAGCGGTATGTTGTGAGGTTGCAGAAGAAATTACGATTTGAGGAAAGAAAACAGGCCAATCAGAGAAGG GTACTTTCTGATTCTGAGACGGTACGGTGGTTGAACCATGCAGTTGAAAAGATATGGCCTATATGTATGGAACAGATTGCTTCACAGAAAGTTCTCCTCCCTATCATACCTTGGTTTATGGAGAAGTACAAACCGTGGACTGTT GGTAAAGCTGTAGTACAGCATCTGTACTTGGGAAGAAACCCACCTATGTTCACAGAGATGAGAGTTCTTCGCCAATCTACTGATGATGACCACTTG GTTTTGGAGTTGGGGATGAATTTTCTGACAGCTGATGATATGCTTGGAATTCTAGCTGTGAAACTGTGGAAAACACTAGGTTTCGGAATCTGGACGAAGTTGCATATTACAGGCATGCATGTTGAAGGGAAG GTCCTGATTGGGGTGAAGTTCCTTCGAAAGTGGCCTTTCCTAGGCCGTGTGCGGTTATGCTTCGTTGAGCCTCCATATTTTCAAATGACCGTCAAGCCTATTTTCACCCGCGGGCTTGATGTTACAGAAGTCCCTGGGATTGATGGATGGCTG GATAAGCTTCTCGCTGTTGCCTTTGAGCAGACACTTGTTCAG CCTAATATGCTAGTTGTTGACATGGAGAAATTTACTTCACCAGAACAGG AAAGTTGGTTCACTGTGGATGAGAAGGATCCTGTTGCTTTTGTGAGAATAGAAGTTATTGAAGCATCTGACATGAAAGCCTCCGATCTTAATG GATTCGCTGACCCTTATGTGAAGGGTCGTTTGGGTGTTTACCAATTCAAAACTAAGATACAAAAGAAAACGCTGACTCCAAAATGGCACGAGGAATTTAAGATCCCCATTATCACATGGGATTCACCAAATGTGCTAGCTATTGAAGTTAATGACAAGGACATATTTGTTGATGAtactcttgg AGACTGTTCCATTAACATCAGCAATCTTAGGGATGGCGGGAGGCATGACATGTGGTTGCCTCTTCAGAACATCAAAACGGCTGGGAGGCTGCATGTTGCAGTAACCGTACTATACGAAAATGAGAAG GGAGATGACGGTCCAGATGTTCAGGAAAAGCCGGATGTGGAAGAACAAAGAAATTCCTTTGTCAGTGACACTGGTAATAAAGGTTCCTTCTCATCTGTATCGTTGGGGAAATCTCCTAAGGTAGCAGATCATTTTGAGCCCATTGATGTTGATGGGCAGAAAGAGACCGGTATATGGGTTCATCACCCAGGAAACGAAGTTTCCCAAACTTGGGAGGCTAGAAAAGGAAAGGGTCGACGACTTAATACCCAAGTTCAAGGGGAGCCTAATGGTAGTGGCCTTGGATCCCAAGTTAATGATAGCAGCAGCACTGATGAGAATCCTGAAGATAAACATCGAATGCCATCAGTTCGCAGGGGTCTGCATATGATCAGTTCGGTGTTCCATAGGAATTCCAAGAAGGAGGATAATTCATGCAGCTTTAAAGAGCCACTCGAAACCCCACGTGTGAATCTAAGGGCAGTTAATGAAAAAGATATTGGTGTGAgtaatgaagaagatattgGTGTGCGACTTGTTATGGATGACGGCCTTTGTAGCCCTCTTTCTGGCAAGGCAAATTCAAAAGGAGGGCCGTTAAGTTCTGGAGAGAGTGGTTCGGATAGCCCAGGAAAGGGCAAGGTGAAAGACATGGCAAAGAATCTCTACAAAAGCGCTGAAAGGTCGGTAAAGCATGCACTTTCACGGAAAGGTTCTAGAAAGTCTCAAGCTGATTCCCGCACAGTGAGTGAAAGAGAAATTTTAGCAGATTCCATCTCTTCCGATGATGATTCTCTTCCGTCCCCATTTGTTGAAACGATACCAGTTGCCTCCAAGGCTATACCTCGTAGCTCCGATATTGATTCAGGTATAGCAGAGAAGCCCGTGGTTCAGCCGGTAATTGACACTGCAGTGGATGCTGAAGTCCCAGCAAATAGGGTTGAACTTGGAGAACTCGAaaaagtggatgaggagctgaaCAGCCCTGGAAGAAGTAGCGATGAATTGTCCGAGCCGTCAAAAGTTGAAGCTAGCTGA